A single window of Vanessa tameamea isolate UH-Manoa-2023 chromosome 5, ilVanTame1 primary haplotype, whole genome shotgun sequence DNA harbors:
- the LOC113392775 gene encoding uncharacterized protein LOC113392775 produces MLYFNMSKSVRLLVIFALLHQVVFIASAKANTKSKIGPNCQSFSQGVTFNDSEAIGVWHLLHFRTEKMKGSGDPHCVEFTPIDEKEINDLKDQIGKFVENLNWENVTLKMQIPCRSANKTRDYYLERLEGNGSYRTLQKPPLTAKLDLAEFNRYPMRLKIIEGLYLGMMDCHEKFVFILGKQPPEGKELDDRLKKMIETYWPED; encoded by the exons ATGCTGTACTTCAACATGTCTAAATCAGTTCGGCTTCTTGTGatttttg CACTACTGCATCAAGTAGTATTCATAGCAAGCGCAAAAGCAAATACTAAGAGCAAGATTGGGCCGAATTGTCAAAGTTTTTCGCAAGGTGTTACATTCAATGACTCGGAAGCAATTGGTGTATGGCACCTTTTGCATTTCAGAACAGAAAAGATGAAAGGTTCTGGTGATCCTCACTGCGTGGAGTTCACTCCAATCGATGAAAAG gaaataaatgatttaaaggATCAAATCGGAAAATTCGTAGAGAATCTGAACTGGGAGAACGTTACGTTGAAAATGCAAATACCTTGTAGAAGCGCCAACAAGACCAGAGATTATTATTTAGAGAGATTGGAAGGTAACGGCTCTTACAGGACTTTGCAGAAGCCACCACTCACAG CAAAACTAGACCTAGCAGAGTTCAACCGTTACCCAATGCGTCTGAAAATAATTGAGGGCCTATATCTCGGCATGATGGACTGTCACGAAAAATTCGTCTTCATCCTTGGAAAGCAACCGCCCGAAGGCAAGGAATTAGATGATCGCCTTAAGAAGATGATTGAAACATACTGGCCTgaggattaa